ATGCAGAGCTGGCCTGGGTCCAGGGCTGCACAGGACAATATCCAGTGTGCCCAAATGTCACTTTAAAGTAAAGCTGCCAAGCACAAGACAAcgtctgatttttttttttttttcaatgaattCTTCACTGTTGCACTGGAGAGACAGCTGGAGTTTGATCTGGAGAAGGAGCAGTGGCTGTGTGGAGGTCTCAAGATTTAATTGTGCATGttgagaacaaaaaaatccccagaccAGCCAGTCTGAGTGTGCTGCTCAGACGTGGCTGGGGCAGATAATTTCAGTGGAGACATCCTGgtgtggcagccacagcagatGCCCGTggggcagcactggcaggaggaatgtttttttctagGCAGCTCTGCCAAGGGGTGGATTTGATCTccaagctctgctcagcctctcCTTTTAATGTCTTGAAGCCAACACTGAATTGAGAAGTTTCTGAGCACACACCCCAGAGAAATGAAAGGAGTCACCTGATGTGGGAAATGAGCTTGTAGAGAATTTTTAAAGCGTGATAGGAGGTTTATATAGTATGTATTTGTATGTAAATTTTGAGATAAGAAAGGTGGGTTTAGAAATGTTATAGAGTAGGATAGACATTGTTGAGAGAAATGGAATTAGGAATAAGTTTTAAAAGATGGTCTTGTAAATAAGACtagatactttggagaaataaaactatGAAAGATGTATTGTAGTAAGATTTATGAGGACTAATTTTAGATGATTGGTTTTAAAGTGTTTATAACATGATGTGGTTAAAACTGATGGGTTAAGAAACACAGTGTAgtgtaattaagaaatagttgGCTTTTGATTGTGATGgcgtgaattataacatctgtattgtctcacccttcacataaaaccaaaaatggAATAGAAGTTTTTAGaacacctctcagttgcccATCTCTAAGTCAGAGAAGGGGCTAATCCAATCTGGAGATGGTCACACATGCCAGCCCTCaccccctggccctgcagggtAATCACTGAGCTGGTGACCAAGAGCTACAGTGCTCCATAAATTCCACCTCTcagccagccagcctggcccaTCTTGAGCTGCAAGTGAAccaaaatgtgcaaaatattGCCCAGATCCTGTTTGGGAGCTTGTGCTGAGGTTTTCCTGGGTGCTTGGAGGCTGAAGAGCTCCTGGACTGGCTGTGTCCCAGTGGGACACTCACAGCAGGACAGGGTGGCCTTGCACTCACTGGGCTGTAGGAACAAAGAGGGGGCTCAAACTGAGCTTAAATCAGGCTCCATCAGCAGGTGAGGAGGGAGGTTTGTGCCTGTGATTGCTGTGGCACCTGGGAATTGGGCAGGGGTGGCAGTTTGGTGGGGACCACCCTGTCCAGGCAGGGTTTGGGCAGAGGGatgcacagctgctctctgctttcctgcttgGGCTCTTACAAAAGTCCTGTGGTCtgaacaaaatggaaaaaggctttttaaaattaagtgtaAGCAAACTGATTGGTAGAGCTTCATCTTGAGGTGAGAAATTGTGCTGTTTTGCCTCCTAAAGGCTGAAATGAGACAATTCAGaatttggaaaaagaagaaataaaacaatttccaGAAGGATTCTCAAATTTCTGGGTGGATTTGCAAATAGTTTGGGTAAACATAGACGTCATCCTTCTCTGGCAAAGACCAAAGCTGAGAGCACTGCCTGGCCCCAGCTGTACTTTGCTGCCTGTTTCAGCCACCAGAGTGGGTACCTGGCCTTTCCTAGCTGTAGGAGCACTGATCCTTGCCCTGGCCCTTTTGGAAAGCTTTGGAACATTTACAACCGCACTTTCTGAATTTTGAGACATTGTTAATGCTTCCTGGCTTAAGTGGGCAAAAAATTCGGTGTTTTGGCTTCTACTGTCTGGAGTTCAGCTGGTGATTCCAGTCTGTGGGGCATCCAACACCTCAGAGATGGGGGCACTTAAGGATTTGGGATCATGGAAGAACTCCTGGCCTTACCCCACAGGGGAAAACGAACAAACAGAGCCAGGTGTGAGCTATGCAAGCCCACAACCACATGTATACACACTTGTATTTCACACCAATTTCAGATTTAATTTATGCAAAGGGCTGCTCTTGGGTCTTTAACTGATGATGGGTTTGTGCAAGGAGGAATAAGTAGGGCACACTAATTTTGTAGCTATCATTAAGCACACAATTAATCTATGTCTTGGAGGAGGCAGTTCCTTCTTTggctctctctgctgctcctgctcccctgttAATATTCAGCAGGCTctgggggctgagctgctctttGGTTTTGGGCACAGAACAGCTCCCTGGTGTTACCTGAGCGTGGCTGGTGCCCTGTACAGTTAGTTTGGGATGCAGGGCTGGCACTCAGCTGCTTGGGAAGTGCTCCGAGCCTTGCTGGTACCTGCAGGCTTGGAATGATATTTCCTCATTGCTGCCTGAGCTGAGTGCTGAGGGATGTGAGTGTTTGAAGGAGCAAAAACCAACTCCAGCCTGGGGTGAGAAGGGAAAGGCTTGAAAGAAACATCTCATCATTCAGAGATGACCCAGTAGTGACAGGAGCATGGCCCACAGCCAGTCCCTGACCTGGGGCTGCCTTTTCTCTTGGCTTTGTTCTCTTTGTGCTGATTTGACAAGCAGAtcagcagcccctgctgagACAGCACAAGCTTCAAACGGGGAGGGCTGAGGCTGTGTATCCTTCCAGGGAAACAGGGAATCCCtgctgccctgatttttaaaagtgttttcttttatagttcttttgaaagtgttaAATTTCTCCTAAAACTTCTatagccttctgataatgtttacatatttaagagtcagagttcccacacaatttcatgtataaatagaatagtttcatatttctctgtgggtggagagaaatgattgattgatctttggaccatgtggttggagaggtggtaattccatcccccaatccacggtcacctttggaattttataaatatcagatgttttaataaaacttagtctttttctcttttgaacttaccaagcttctgtgtactcattcCATGTCCAATAGCGAcaaatcccagctcctttccctggATATCTGGCATGGCCTTGTGCCTTCAACACGCTGCTCAGGCTGCTTTCAGGGTGCTCCCTGCACTGACAGAGCCATGAAGGgcattttgcaaagcttttctGTGAGATGGATTGCTTGGGGAGTGTCACCAGAGCGACAGGGGAGGGTTTGGAGAAGAGaatcagagcagagctgctgagggtgAAGGGGTCAGACTGAATAATTGAAGGCAGATCTGCTCCAATATCTTTCAGGAGCTTCTGCACTGTCTGCATGGGTGGGTGAGGCCTGGATGAGCTGAGATTTGCAAACCCCCTGTCACTTTGACTGTCTGATTTTAGGCAAGATGGACAGTGCTTTCTAAAGGCTCATGCTGCAGTAGCTTTCCTTCACAACCATGGGAACTGCTCATCCTGAGCTTGTCTGCTTCTTCCTGGGCAAGGAGAAGCTAAAAATGCcatttgagagagaaaaaaaaaaataaggctaAACTTTACATTCTGACTCACGATAAACCCCTGACTATACAAGTGTAAAATGGGTTCAGGAAAtgagattggatattaggaaaaattcttccatGAAGGGGTggtcaggctgcccagggaggtgtggaatcaccatccttggatccttggaagtgttcaaaatgTGTACAGTGTatgtggcactgggggacacGCGGTGTACGAGGTGGTGCTGGTAATGGTAATGGTAATGGTAATGGTTAATGTGGTGGTGGTTAATGGTAATGGTTGATGGTAATGGCTGGACTCGGtcctgaaggtctcttccaaacttTGTGATTCCATAACAAACCTCTTCACCCATGCATGGGCTCCCACTCCCTCACAGAGGGCTGAAGGTGCTTTACCCTCTCTCTAATGGGCTCTCACTAATGTGTCTCCAAGCCCAGAGGGGCTAAAAGCTAACAAGTACTGCCAGCACAGGAAACGGCCAAATCCGTGGTATTCCTGCCCCTCAAgagacacagtctcaagctgcaccaagggaaatacaggttggatatcaggaaaaagttttttacagaaagggtgataaagttctggaatggctgcccggggaggtggtgcagtcaccatccctgggtgtgtttaacacagactggatgtggcactgggtgccagggtttagttgaggtgttgggctgggttggactcaatgatcttgaaggtctcttccaacccattgattctgtgaattctgtgaagtCTCTGGGATCAGGAAGGGGCTGATCCTGAAGTGGGAGATGCTGGCATGCTGCACAGCAAGCAGGCTGCAGGTAAAGCACCCTGACCCCATGAGCACTGCTgatggggctgggaacacagcaaggcccttccagctcctgcagcggttcagcagcagaactgcatGCACCAGAGCCCTCTCTCATGTGTGAATCTTCCCCCATTCATAACAAACTTCAAGCCCATGCATGGAAGAGACAATGACTTCTCCAAGTGTATTCCCCAGGGAGGCTACATGCAGATCTTGCCCTGTGCCCATGAGCAGTGACCATTTCAACACCCTGAAGGGGAATAGATGGTTAAATCCTGAATTCAGGCTCAGTCTAAGCAAACAGAGCTCACTGCCAGAGGGATTTCACACTGCAGTTCTGAGTTTGCTGCTCAGCATTTATTTGGTTCTAATTCTGTACCTCGGCTGTGTTGGCATTGCATCCTCATATCCCTGCTAATGAGgaagcagggctgctgcaagCAGAGGGCTCCTGTAGGGATGTTGGCAGCATCCCAGAGAAGGTATTTTAGACTCACTGGGGAAGTTCCAGACATCACAGATTATGTATTTATACTAATCATGCCTCATCATTGGGGAAAACCAGGACAGGCAGCGTATTCTTGGTGTAGGCAGGACTATGTTTTTGTAGCAGAAAGGCAAAATCACTTCAAGTGAAGGGAACAAGTTGTCTCCCTAACCAGGAACCAGCACTTTTATAACTGGGATTATTAAGCACTGCAGAGAACATTGCTTTGCCCAGGAAAATCACACCTCCTCaaccccctcctctccctctgtccTTTCCTCCTGGACTTGGTGGTGCTTCAGGCTGGATGTTGCAGTTTGCCAGCAGATGCCCTGAGGACAGCCACATCAGAGGTTCCCAGTTCCTCCTCCTCGGAGGGCAGAGGGTGGAAATGCTTGCCCAGGACTGATGATGCTGCTCCTCATGGGTGTTTGGGGTCAGTGCAGTAGGAGATGCTGAGtgttccctgcctgtggcactgTCATGGGAAGCCTGTGCTGCTGACAAGGACCATGGTGTAACCCCACTCCACTGCACACACCTGTGTGACTGGAGAATCCAGCCCAGTGCATAGGCAGGAGTGCAGAATAAGTGTGAGTATCACCCAAACGAGGACAAGCAACCCTGGATATGTCTCATCCACATTGTCCAGTCCTACCCCAAATGCAAAACTGCATGCTGTGTCACAAAcatcagctgctttttctttatttcattgtCTTCTGTCCTCATACAACTATAAATTTAGCACtactgctaaagaaaaaaagagcaaactaCAGCCATTCATGGGGTAACATAATTTTAAACGTTGTGAGACAGCTGATACTATTAAAAATCATGGCCCTGTTATGGGCTTTCATTATTGATGGCTACTTGAGGAGACATACACTACAAAATATAAAGATAAAAAGTGAAAGGCTATTTAGATAGATGTTCAGCTGAGTGCTGCTAGCATCAAATCAGTGGCACTGGAGAAATGAGAACAGACACACGGCACAGCCTCTGGACTAAATGTGTGCACATTCTGGGTCTGCCAGGGCTTCGCCTGCACAACTTTAAATCAAAGCAACATTGAAGTCAGTATTGATTGTTCTTGGAGATAGATTTTACCTTCAGGCACTGCTGTTTCCCAAAGGAGCGTGAGCAAGGACGTAAGTctctgtgcagtgctggctgctcgTGGATAGGGATCTCCCTGAAATCCTCTGAAAACGATTCCTCCTCTGGAAGtacccactgctgctgctgagggaccGCTGCCTGTTCTTCAGGTACTCCCGGTAGTTTTTGGTGAGCAGGGTGTAGAGGAATGGGTTGATGCAGCTGTTGCTGTAGGTCAGGCAGGTTGTCAGGTAATTAATGTTCTTCATCACCTTGGGAGATAAAGGGAAGGATTCATAATACTGGAAGAGGAGCTGCCATATCCAGAAAGGCAAGAAGCAAGCCCAGAAGACCAGCACTATGGTGAAGATTAAATAGAGCACCTTCTGGTTGGGCAGCCTCTTGGTCTGCTTGAAGGAAGCAGTCTGGGACACCCAGTAAATCTTAGCCAGGCGGATGTAAAGGTAGCCAATGACCACCCCCGGGCCCACGATGCTGGTGCCAAAGAGGATGGTGAGATAGACTTTGTAGGACAGCTTGCTCCAGGTGGGCAGGCAGATGCTTTTGTTGTCCCTTTGCACCAGCTGGATCATGATGAGCATGGGGAGGGTGAGCAGCAGTGACACCAGCCAGATCACCACAGCAATGGCCTTGCGGTAGCTCTTGGACCTCTTCACCGTGTCCAGGGGCTTCAGCACGGCAAAGTAGCGCTCCGTGCTCATGACTGTGAGCGTGAAGATGCTGGCGTGCATGGTGAGGAAGTCCAGGCTGAACAGGATGCGACAGCCAATGTCCCCAAAGTGCCACTTCTGAATGAAGTAGGTCCCGACGATGAAGGGGATGGTGAGGAGGTAGAGCAGGTCGGCCAGCGCCAGGTTGATGATGTAGATGTACATGGAGGCAGAGGATCGCAGGTAGTGGCACATCACCAGCAGGGTGTAGACGTTGCCTGTCACCCCGACCACGCACATGAGCGACAGGATGGCCCCGATGGTGCAGATGGCAATCATGTCCTCCGTGGAGCCGGCGGCCCACGCGCCGTCCCCGGTGGCATTGGCGGAGACGTTGGGCCTGATTCTGAACATGCTGTCCTCACTTGTGTCTGTCACCATGTAGGGGGTGGCGGAGAAGTGGCTCTCCAGCTCGTCACTTAGGGACATCCTCCTGGGTTTAAAAGCCAGAAGCTTTGCTCATGTCACAGGGGTCCGAGGGGGTTCTCTCTGCTCTGAGAAACGCggctgctgggagctgtagAACCATTTCCTAGCAGTGTCTCATCCAAGGACCATCTGCATTCTCCACTAGAGGAAAGACATCCAAAACAACATATTAGAAATCTGCCAGAGCAACACAAAGGTTCATTTAGAAGTTACCTGTCCCTGAGCACGTATCTGCACTGTCTCAATGTACCAAAGGTCTTTGGCACTGAGGCCACTCTTGTAGGGCTGGTGCTCTCATTGCAAGAGCCCAGCTGTGAGCtgtgtccatggaaaagagacaaaaaaggTTTGTGGATCACTGGAACCACTTACTGCAGTCCTTAGTTTGGggttggaggaaaaaaacatcctgCCTAAATTTATAGCAATGATTTAGAGCTATCAGCATGATTGTTTAAACCTCTTTGCCACATTCTTAACTCTGAAGGAGCCTAAGACCcctaaaaagggaaaacaaacttTAGATTTATCATTTGCAGCCAAGTTGTCTGTTCTGAGTTAGTGATGCATTCAAAGTCCTGTCCAGCATTCCTGCAGTGTTTTCACAGAGCAGCTTCCCTTGAATGAGAAGCTCCTCCTCCGTCCTGCAGTTTCAAACAGCATTCGAGTGATGGAGAAAAAGGCACTTCATAAAGCAAAGTGCAGTTTCCCTGTGGGATTTCTGTGTCTGTAAACAGGTTTTTCACTCTCTCTGTCCAGTGTGACACCAGGGATGTCCATGTGTCTGTAAAACACATCTGTTTCAGCCACAGCTGGACTGAACAGCCTTGAGCAGCGAGGTGTGAGACAACACGTGAGGCAACTCTGCAGGTGGGAGCCTCTGCTTAGCTCAGACTCAGTGCTGCACAAATCAGGACTCTGTTGCTCTGGATTCATTCTGGGTGTAGGCAAAAGGAGAGCAAACCTTCCTcagagaaatgcagaagaaGTAGCTAAAATGCCCAGATTTTAAGGCATACCAAAAGCCTGTGCCATCCTAAAGGTCACTGCATACAGAAGTGCATTTGCACTGTGTGTTTTACAGCACTCAGactgtctctttttctttggaaaacgCTGAGGAGGAGGGATGCTGGACTGCCTTGTCCTTGTAGGGCTCAGCAGGCAAAAACTCCCCTCTGCCTTGTTCCACTGGGCAGGCTGGATTTGTTTAATCCTGGGAATTTGCAGCATTTCTCAGTGAGTAGTTAGGTGTCCCTTTCTCTCCTCACCAGCTCTGACTCCTTTGCCTCTTTCCTCCCATTGTCTCCTTGGCAGAGGATTACAGTCCCAggccctccctgctgcccttgtGTCACCCTGTCAGTGACCTCTGTGGCCTTTGAGGATGAACAATTTTCATCCTCCTCGTGACTTGCCCTCACCTTCTCCCCATTACCTGCTGAGGATGGCGGGTGCTACAGAGATGTCATAAAAAACTCTGGATAAGAGAGGACAACCCAGTGCAGAAGGAGATTTTCCCTCACTTAGCAATTGGGATAAAAGTACAAAAAACCAGAGAAACACACAGAGCCCATCTCCCACCCCAGTCCCTCGAGTGCAGGTGGGAGATGAGCGTGGTTCTGCAGTGGTCGGTGCTCCTTCAGgacagtgctgctctgggctggtctCCACAGCTTCACCAGCATCAAGAGCCATTTCTTGGACCTTGCAACGCCAAATCTGCCTcgtcctgctcctgctgtgctgtgcagtgccCTCCTGCTGTAGGGCAGGTGTGGCTGGTCTGTCCCACTCCCTCGTTGTCCCTTTTATCGATGCTGGTGTCCGAGCTGGCAGTGAAAGTGACTCCCATGAAGGAGACACAGCTGCTCCGGGATCTGTGGCTTCTCCTCTGCCTCACAACCAGCAGGAGGGCACAGAAATGAACAGCTCTGCATGGGATGCTCCAGCTGAGCCCGGAGCTGGTCCCACACACAGCTCTTGGCTCGGTGTGCTGGTGATAGTTCATTTTCAGGAGCATATTTCCATGGCTCAGGTGCTGCCTCCTTGCAGCTGCCTCATTTGGTGTCCCGGGGACTTGTAGCAGACTTGTGCCATGCTGGTGCCAGTGTGTGCAGTTCCCTGGAgtgacagctcctgctggagagAGCCGAGCCCACTgcatctccctgctctgctcctcttctgCTGAACCTGCCTTCTGCTCCATTCATAAAATTCCTACAGCACTAATTCCATTCAGACACTTCGCCCATCTCCAGACAGAGCTAGAAGAGGAAAATTAAGCCAAATGGGGAGCCCTTGCATCATTTTAAAGTTCCCATCAGTGCTGCTCTcgtacacaaacacacacacacacatgcacacacaacAGAGAGCTTGTTATTCCAAGCAGCCATTCAAGCATCTTACGGTCCAGGCGATTTTCCCAGCCAATCTTGCCTTTCCCTCTACGATATCATCCCACAGGAGTACCATGCATATTTACAGCtgtaaacagaaattaatttttcctgctCAAACCTTGCTTTTAAATCCGGCAGATGAAGTTTCCTAcaagaaagcaaataataataaaatctatCTAGTAGTATCAAAGCTGGaacttaaagaaagaaaaatagaaaaagaggaaaaaaatagaaagaagagAATCCTTCTTCATGGGCAGAGAGTGAGAGATCCCAGTGCTCTGTCGCATCTGGAGCGGCAGGGGCAGGAAGGGAGCGTGCTGCCAGCCAAGTATGTTTGAAATCTGGGCGCTCTTAACACTCTCATTCCCCTCCCTCCACTCGTGCCGGCTATTTTTGCTCCCCGGTGACGTTAGGCATAGCGTGGCTTTGCTGCAGCCAGCGAAGAGCCTGTTTAAAGCAGCAGGGTTTGATAACCATGGCTCGCTCAgctgcctccccctgccccgCTCTGGGGATCAGAGAGGTTCGGGTTCTTCCATCCCAGGAGCGGTGGAAGGCAAAGAACCCTCTGGACAGCACACTGAGAGGGCgaattcctgaattcctgaattcctgaattcctgaagctgcccaagcaaaaccagcacagctggggaaggagagtgCGCCAGGGAGGGTTAAAATCCTGCGGGAGGGTCACATTCCTGCCGGAGGGTGGGCTgtccagggaagcagcagagctccttGATTTGGAGATCCATTCCAAAGCGAAGCTGAAGTTTATTTGGGTTGGATGGCGTACTAACAGATGAATCTGTGCAGTGGGGTCACACATGGCAGCATCCGAGACGTTTCAGGCTGGCAGTAACAAAATATTGCCGAAGTTGTTCGGGGGCTGGGTGGTTCCCTTTCCCCAGTGATACTTGTGAGAAATTATACTCACTttcaaaaattttgaaaaggtttattaaaatcTTGTCAAAAattacaacagaagactgaatagagaaaataaacacGGCACCAGGAGCAAAGGATTttccccaccatgtgctcatCCACACAATGGATATTCcaccttttaaccctttggcccctcccaaagttctgtccatccACTCCTCCTTCACTGTCCTGTGGTGGAGAGCATTTCCTTACATCTTTCTCAGAGGTCAGGTGTTGCCATAGTGACAAATCGACCCTCCCACATATCCCAAATACCCAGGTCACCCCCATGATAACAACACAAGGGGAGTAAAACAcaactataaatctataaaacttctcttaacatataTAGATGATATTTGCcccttaattgtgagagtcaaccATTTCATGACTCATTTCTCACATACTCAAACACAGAGATCAGCCCAGCACCTTGAAACAGAGCAGTGTTTGGAcggggctggtgctgggagatgctgaAGCTAAACTCTGGATTGTTTTGTGAGCAGCTGGACGTTGTGTTGGTTGCTTGCACACAATGGGATTGCTCTTGCTCCCAGTTGCCTGCTTTGTCtctgtgggctgcagggaaTCGCTCCTGatctgtgccaggggaggtgaGGAGCACTTGCCTCTCCCAGGTGTCTCCTGGAGGACACAGGTGTGTGGGAGATGCTGGCAGGCCCATTGCCTGCTTCACTGGGCACCCACAGTGGGCAGGTGACACTTCCCAGCACTGGGCTCCTGGGAGAAagcagcacctggcacagcagctggcacaTCCATCCTGAGTGCTgttccctcctctgcctctttCCCTGCATAGTCAGaccatttcttctgctttctcaaCTGTCACCACAGTCCCCCAGacaggtaataattagcattgactccatgattgcagaaggctgatcaattgctttgTTACTATCTCATCCTATACTATATTATTCTATACTTATATTACactatattacactaacaagaactATCACTCACTAGAAAACCcatgactctctgctgagagtcaCGACACAGCTgtggatccaattggtcaatgaatccaaaacaccatcaccagaatccaatcaagcagTCACCctgggtaaacaatctccagaCCACGttccacatgggcacaaacacCGAGCAGCAGCAagtgagataagaattgttttgatcattcttttctctgctcctctcgggaaaatgcctgggaaaggctgtgcctgctctctgtggccagagagctgctgccataCTCAGCCTTCTGCACTCTGGGTGCCTTGAGTGCATCTTGTGTCTAAGGTCAGTGGGAGCCCAGTTTGgctccagctgcccagggcagctgtggcagcacctggtgagccctggctgtgcctgtcccCACAGTGGGGCAGCTGGGCCCTGCTCAGGGACAGCCTTTTGAGGTCTTGGCCTAAGAATAAATCCACATGGAAGCTGgattttacagtaaaaatagATCTTATGTTAGAAGCTGTAGCAAGTGTTGACTGAGAAACTCCGGCCTGAACGCTCAAATGTACATGTTTTGCTCTGACTTCGCTTTTTGTGTTTGGCCCCTAGAAATCTTTGGCGAAGCATGGGATGGGAGCTGCTTCTCAGGCTGTCTTCTGAGGAAGATCCAACttcctggatcaggaatggtgtggccagcaggagcagggaggccATTCTTCCTCTGAGAGATTTGAGCAGAGGTAAAGCTCTTTGGGCAGTGCTTATAGCTGGGTGCTGCTAATTCACATACACTGGTGGCTTTCTGGCAGCCTTTTGCATCTCACAGTGTGGCCAACAAGGCACAGCTGCCTCTTTAAACTTTAAATCAAGCCATCTCCACGATTTTGTGGAGACAGTTGCCCTCTCAGTCTACACAGCCCCATTTACACTTTCATTTGCAAGGTCTGAGATGTGCTATTTGATCTTCTTCATCCTTTGACCTCCCCACCTTCTCTTTAGTTCCTGGAATAGCTGCAGTGAGTGTAATCATCAGGGGGAAAGCAGCAAGCTGTGGGAGGCAGAAGAGCTCATTGCTTCCCTCCATATGCTGAGAAAAGCTTCCCTCACAAGTGTCTGATGGAGAAGCTCTTCAGGGACAGGATTTGGCCTGGATAATATGTCACATTTTCCCCTTTGCCAGTTACAACCTGATCATGTTTTTGTCAACAGTTTTTGGGAGCTGGGATAATGGTTACAGACAAATGTTACTGAATTGCAAAGCATTCAAgatcaacaacaacaacaaaaatcacagcagaaTTCTCCTGGAAATCCATGAAATCATCATCAAGAAAGCCATGGGGAGTACAGACACACTGAGACACACCTTCCATGGGCCAGAAGCTGTTGCTAGACTAGAGACAAGAGCCTCTTTGCCATTATTTTCTATCCCAAATATCCTGTGCAGcccctctgtgctctgctctgcctggagctgaCCACACCATTCCTTTGCAGTTTGGTTCCATGTCCTCAGCATCTCCTCCTCTGTTCAGCTGAACAGCTGCCCTGTTCCCTCCTGGGACACCATTCTGTATTCCTCAGCCCTCATAGCTGAGAATTAGAAGATTTAGGAAAGTGCTCTGGGGCCAGAAGCC
This genomic window from Vidua chalybeata isolate OUT-0048 chromosome 19, bVidCha1 merged haplotype, whole genome shotgun sequence contains:
- the UTS2R gene encoding urotensin-2 receptor; the encoded protein is MSLSDELESHFSATPYMVTDTSEDSMFRIRPNVSANATGDGAWAAGSTEDMIAICTIGAILSLMCVVGVTGNVYTLLVMCHYLRSSASMYIYIINLALADLLYLLTIPFIVGTYFIQKWHFGDIGCRILFSLDFLTMHASIFTLTVMSTERYFAVLKPLDTVKRSKSYRKAIAVVIWLVSLLLTLPMLIMIQLVQRDNKSICLPTWSKLSYKVYLTILFGTSIVGPGVVIGYLYIRLAKIYWVSQTASFKQTKRLPNQKVLYLIFTIVLVFWACFLPFWIWQLLFQYYESFPLSPKVMKNINYLTTCLTYSNSCINPFLYTLLTKNYREYLKNRQRSLSSSSGYFQRRNRFQRISGRSLSTSSQHCTETYVLAHAPLGNSSA